In Methanobacterium sp., one genomic interval encodes:
- the cfbB gene encoding Ni-sirohydrochlorin a,c-diamide synthase, whose amino-acid sequence MRLVLAGTGSAVGKTTISTGIMKALSHEQEVQPYKAGPDYIDTTYHTMATGNVSRNLDSFFMSDGQIREAFERGLKISNSKIGVIEGVRGLYEGISPTGDVGNTASIAKALNAPVVLILNSRSLVKSAAAIVIGFKTLDPTIRIEGVILNLVKNRKHYLKTKEAVEKLANTPVIGGIPRDDAISVEQRHLGLVPAVERENIKRNIEDWGQVMEENIDLDALVNIMKGAGKLPEGREPLFQQENTRKVKMGIARDEVFTFYYQDNLEALESNNAKLVYFSPLHDEGVPDVDGIYIGGGYPEIFARELEANQSMRRSIEKFHQEGRPIYAECGGLMYLTRSINQHQMCDVFGYHSHMTKKPQALSYVIARAEHDNIIIPEGETFHGHEFHYSKLELEGQKPKFAFNILRGQGVVDSMDGLMSKNTLASYVHTHVAACPTFASRLVKTASGDY is encoded by the coding sequence ATGAGATTAGTACTGGCAGGCACAGGTAGCGCGGTGGGGAAGACTACTATCTCCACCGGGATAATGAAGGCCCTCTCCCATGAACAGGAAGTCCAACCCTATAAAGCAGGCCCGGATTATATTGATACCACTTATCATACCATGGCCACTGGAAATGTTAGCCGAAACCTGGATTCATTTTTCATGAGTGACGGCCAGATCCGTGAGGCATTTGAAAGGGGTTTGAAGATTTCAAATTCAAAGATAGGGGTTATAGAAGGTGTAAGGGGCCTTTATGAAGGAATAAGCCCCACTGGGGATGTGGGAAACACCGCTTCAATCGCTAAAGCACTAAATGCACCGGTTGTTCTTATTTTAAATTCCCGTAGCTTGGTTAAAAGTGCCGCCGCCATTGTTATTGGTTTTAAAACCCTGGATCCCACCATACGGATTGAAGGGGTCATTCTGAATCTGGTTAAAAACAGGAAACACTACCTCAAGACCAAGGAGGCAGTTGAAAAACTGGCAAACACCCCAGTAATTGGAGGTATTCCTCGGGATGATGCCATCAGTGTTGAGCAACGTCACCTGGGCCTGGTACCGGCAGTGGAAAGGGAAAACATCAAACGGAACATTGAAGACTGGGGCCAGGTCATGGAGGAGAACATAGATCTGGACGCACTTGTTAACATAATGAAAGGTGCGGGGAAACTGCCTGAAGGTCGGGAGCCACTATTCCAGCAGGAAAACACCCGGAAAGTTAAAATGGGCATTGCCCGAGATGAAGTGTTCACCTTTTACTACCAGGATAACCTGGAAGCACTCGAATCCAACAATGCAAAGCTGGTTTATTTCAGTCCGTTACATGATGAGGGGGTGCCAGATGTGGATGGAATCTACATTGGTGGAGGTTATCCTGAAATTTTTGCCCGGGAACTGGAGGCCAACCAGTCCATGCGCAGATCCATAGAAAAATTCCACCAGGAAGGGCGACCTATCTATGCTGAATGTGGAGGATTAATGTACCTCACCCGTTCCATAAACCAGCACCAGATGTGTGATGTGTTCGGTTACCACTCCCACATGACTAAAAAACCCCAGGCATTGAGCTACGTCATTGCCAGGGCAGAACATGATAACATAATCATCCCGGAAGGAGAGACCTTCCATGGTCATGAGTTCCACTATTCCAAACTTGAACTGGAAGGCCAGAAACCGAAATTCGCATTCAACATCCTGAGGGGTCAGGGAGTGGTTGATTCCATGGATGGATTGATGAGCAAGAACACCCTGGCCAGTTACGTGCATACTCATGTGGCAGCATGCCCCACCTTTGCCAGTAGACTGGTTAAAACTGCATCAGGAGATTATTAG
- a CDS encoding oligosaccharide repeat unit polymerase family protein — MKFKSVDLFSPYILVVIIALYIALAAIAYQEHLRNLQWISNTTWAYVLMGTLFFIAGVFVPKFIYNHSEKLKSILGGSNVTEENSAPWYNKLRILLDERVVLAAVLIGIFLQILNLYLLGGIPILSGYLKFKATTDLWRISYPIFLPAITILLAKYPRKWYYLLFIIGLGVFAINGYRTTTMAILISGFITLYYTRKMKTSHILISILLIGLVGVAAGYIAVMSIQWQQWSLNPLQLVAYRAGFTMMVFDKIVHMAGATGGDLFHQALSTGHPRVTVGQVVLNYPVSGSTPTTSITSTIFGPAVLDFGFYAMAIQMFIIGAVLQVIYATQVKANGAFTALYAIVLTHTMIWVETGPTDSVVYLFYLLALVAVVIYATQLVRNSKRAIVN; from the coding sequence ATGAAGTTTAAAAGTGTGGATCTATTTTCACCCTATATTCTGGTGGTTATCATTGCTTTGTACATAGCACTGGCAGCAATAGCATACCAGGAACACCTGAGAAACCTTCAGTGGATTTCCAACACCACCTGGGCCTACGTTTTAATGGGAACTCTATTTTTCATTGCAGGTGTTTTCGTCCCTAAATTCATTTATAATCATAGTGAAAAACTTAAATCCATTCTGGGAGGTTCCAATGTTACTGAAGAGAATTCCGCACCGTGGTACAATAAACTCCGGATCCTACTGGATGAGCGGGTGGTACTGGCTGCAGTACTCATTGGCATATTCCTCCAAATCCTGAACCTCTACCTTTTAGGAGGTATACCTATCTTAAGCGGGTACTTGAAGTTCAAGGCCACCACGGACTTATGGCGCATTTCATACCCCATATTCCTCCCGGCAATCACCATTCTCCTGGCAAAATATCCACGCAAATGGTATTATCTTCTTTTCATCATAGGCCTGGGAGTCTTTGCTATTAACGGCTACCGAACCACCACCATGGCCATACTCATCAGTGGTTTTATAACCTTATATTACACCCGGAAAATGAAAACCAGCCACATACTGATTTCAATCTTGTTAATTGGTTTAGTGGGGGTAGCAGCAGGTTACATCGCGGTAATGTCCATTCAATGGCAACAATGGAGTTTAAACCCGTTACAACTCGTTGCGTATCGTGCTGGCTTTACCATGATGGTTTTTGACAAAATCGTGCACATGGCTGGAGCTACCGGAGGCGACCTATTCCACCAGGCACTCTCCACAGGACATCCTAGGGTCACAGTGGGGCAGGTTGTCCTTAACTACCCTGTATCCGGGAGCACACCCACCACCAGCATAACTTCAACCATATTCGGACCAGCAGTACTGGACTTTGGATTCTATGCCATGGCCATACAGATGTTTATAATTGGAGCAGTACTGCAGGTCATCTACGCCACCCAAGTTAAAGCTAACGGGGCATTCACTGCATTATATGCAATCGTGTTAACCCATACCATGATATGGGTGGAAACAGGCCCCACCGATAGTGTGGTTTACCTGTTCTATTTACTGGCCTTAGTTGCGGTGGTTATATATGCAACTCAACTAGTGAGAAATTCAAAAAGAGCCATAGTAAATTAA
- a CDS encoding radical SAM protein codes for MRILGEASQYDLCNYVGFNQENFTSRNLPGIYHARTQGGCQVPLFKVLMSNHCTSDCNYCINHCHNHFERIEFSPEELISVFLHYYQNHYAEGLFLSSGMPGDADVAMENMVEVARKLRLEYEYKGYIHLKIIPGASYDMIKRAMNLADRVSVNLESATAAGFQELTSTKDYHNDVLRRMKWIGRLKKRHHELTPSGQSTQIIVGANNETDQDVLKRAEWLHKHLNINLSYLSPFEPLKETPLADQTKPEEKRTPRLYQAQFLLNSYGFSLDEIILDDEGFILLNEDPKLLWAKSHPEEFPVEINEASFKELMRIPGIGKKSAQRITDARRKGVKFTELDELKKLGVVAKRAEPFIQLNRARQTTLSF; via the coding sequence TTGCGTATTCTGGGTGAAGCCTCCCAGTACGACCTCTGTAACTATGTAGGGTTTAATCAAGAGAATTTCACCTCCCGTAACCTGCCTGGGATTTACCATGCCCGAACTCAAGGGGGTTGCCAGGTCCCATTATTCAAGGTATTGATGAGCAATCACTGCACCAGTGACTGTAACTACTGCATCAATCACTGCCATAACCATTTTGAAAGGATTGAATTTTCACCGGAAGAGTTAATATCAGTTTTTCTCCACTATTATCAGAATCACTATGCTGAAGGGCTTTTTTTAAGTTCAGGGATGCCCGGTGATGCTGATGTGGCCATGGAAAATATGGTGGAAGTAGCCCGTAAACTGCGCCTGGAATACGAGTACAAGGGTTACATACACCTTAAAATAATTCCCGGAGCTTCCTATGACATGATTAAAAGGGCCATGAACCTGGCAGACCGGGTGAGTGTGAACCTTGAATCAGCCACTGCAGCTGGTTTCCAGGAGCTCACCAGCACTAAAGACTATCATAACGATGTCCTGCGGAGAATGAAATGGATCGGACGTCTTAAAAAACGTCACCACGAACTGACCCCTTCGGGTCAAAGCACTCAAATAATTGTAGGGGCCAACAATGAAACTGATCAGGATGTATTGAAACGAGCCGAATGGCTCCATAAACATTTGAATATCAATCTAAGTTACCTCAGCCCTTTTGAACCGCTTAAAGAAACCCCACTGGCAGATCAAACCAAACCTGAAGAGAAACGAACACCCCGGCTGTACCAAGCCCAGTTTCTCCTGAATTCCTATGGTTTTTCACTGGATGAGATTATTTTGGATGATGAAGGTTTCATCCTCTTGAATGAAGATCCTAAATTGCTCTGGGCAAAATCTCACCCTGAAGAATTCCCTGTGGAAATAAATGAAGCCAGTTTTAAAGAGCTGATGCGTATCCCTGGCATTGGTAAAAAATCCGCCCAGAGGATCACCGACGCCCGGAGAAAAGGAGTAAAATTCACTGAACTTGATGAACTCAAAAAACTAGGTGTGGTAGCAAAAAGAGCCGAACCATTCATCCAGTTGAACCGTGCCAGGCAAACCACCCTATCATTTTAA